The DNA sequence ACGCGGTGGACCGGTCGGGTGCGAAGGCCGGGGACTTCGTGCTCGTCGGCGGCGCCGGCCCGATCGGTCTACTGACGGCCGCGGTGCTCAAGGCGAAGGGCGCCACGGTGGCGGTGACCGAGCTCAGCGAGCTGCGCCGGCAGCGTGCCCTCGACACGGGCGTCGCCGACCACGCGTTCGACCCCACCCAGGTCGACGTGGTCGAGGAGGTCAAGCGGCTGACCGGTGGTCGCGGCGCCGACGTGGCCATCGAGGCCACCAGCGCCCAGCCGGTGCTCGACACCCTCATGAACGCGCTGCGCCCCACCGGCGTCCTGCAGGTGGTGTCCATCTGGAGCAAGCCGGCGTCCGTCGACCTCTTCCAGCTGGTCATGAAGGAGATCGACGTGCGCGGCTCGATCGCCTACGTCAACAACCACCCCGACACCATCGCGCTCGTGGAGTCGGGCACGATCGACCTCAAGCCGTTCATCACCGGCAAGATCGGTCTTGACGACATCGTCGACAAGGGGTTCGAGACGCTCATCCACCACAACGAGACCGCCGTGAAGATCCTCGTCTCCCCGTCCGGGAAGGGGCTCTGAGCCGGCGCGGCCGGTAGCGGCGCAGGATCCTACCGGGCCGCCTCGCCGAGCCAGATCTCCGCCCGGATCCGGGCGCAGATCTCCAGCATGGTGGACGTCGACCGCCGGATGGACATGGACGACGTCGTGGTGTGGATGGGCCCCGGCCTGCACCTGGTCCAGTACCCCGTGCGCGCCGGCAAGCTCTACAACCAGGTCGCCGTCTTCCGCAGCCAGGAGTTCCTCGAGGGCAGGGCGGACTGGGGCACGCCGGAGGAGCTCGACCGCACCTACGCCCGCATGTGCGAGCAGGTGCGCGTGGCCATCCCGGCGCTCGGGCGCGTCCACCGCTGGCCCATGGCCGACCGTGAGCCGCTCGGCACCTGGACGAAGGGCCGGGTCTCCCTCCTGGGCGACGCCGCGCACGCGATGCTCCAGTACCTCGCCCAGGGCGCCGGGCAGTCGCTGCTCGACGGCGCCGCCCTCGCCGAGGCCCTGCCGGGGCTGGGCGACGGCGCCTGGTCGAGCGAGGCGGTCGGCGCCGCCCTCGCGCAGTACGAGGACCAGAGGGTGGCGCAGCCGGGAACGTGCAGACCACCGCGCGCGTGTGGGGCGACATCTGGCACGTTGACGACCACGTGGCGACGATCCTGCGCGACCAGGCGTTCCGGTCCCGGGACGTCTACGACTACAGCCTCGTGGACTGGCTGTACGGCCCGGTCCGCGCCGACCACGCGGCGGTCGTTGACGACGCCGCGCCGGCGTCGTTGGCCGTCCCGCCCGTCCCCGCCACGCCCGCCCCCGCCATGCCCGCCCCCGTCACGACCGCCCACGCCTGAGAAGGAGCCCACTCTTGACCACCACCGACCAGCCGATCGCCCACGGATCCGTCGAGAACGCGATGACGCAGGGCGACAGCCCCGAGCTGACCCAGCTGTACCGGGACCTCGACGCCGAGCACCTCCACCCGCTGTGGACCCAGCTCGACGACCTCATGCCGATGGAGCCGGCCCCCAAGGCCGTGCCGCACGTGTGGAAGTGGTCCACGCTGTACCCGCTCGCGCAGCGCTCCGGCGACCTCGTCCCCGTGGGGCGCGGCGGCGAGCGGCGCGCGATCGGCCTGGCCAAGCCCGGCCTGGGCGGCAACACCTACATCTCCCCGACGCTGTGGTGCGCGATCCAGTACCTCGGGCCGAAGGAGACCGCGCCGGAGCACCGCCACTCCCAGAACGCCTTCCGCTTCGTCGTCGAGGGCGAGGGGGTCTGGACGGTCGTCAACGGCGACCCGGTGCGCATGTCGCGCGGCGACCTGCTGCTCACCCCGGGCTGGAACTTCCACGGCCACCACAACGAGACCGACCAGCCGATGGCCTGGATCGACGGCCTCGACATCCCGTTCTCCTCCGCCAACGACGTGGGCTTCTTCGAGTTCGGCTCGGAGCGGGTCACCGACTACGCCACACCGAACTTCTCGCGCGGCGAGCGGCTGTGGACCCACCCGGGCCTGCGTCCGCTCTCGGGTCTGCAGGACACCGTCTCCTCCCCGATCGGTGCCTACCGGTGGGAGCACACCGACCGGGCCCTGACCGAGCAGCTCCTGCTCGAGGACGAGGGCCAGCCGGCCACCGTCGAGCAGGGCCACGCCGCCGTGCGCTACGTCAACCCCACCACCGGCGGCGACGTCATGCCCACCATCCGGGCGGAGTTCCACCGGCTCCGCGCCGGCACCGCGACCCCCGCCCGCCGCGAGGTCGGCTCGACGGTGTTCCAGGTCTTCGAGGGCTCCGGCTCCGTGGTCCTGGGCGGCACCGAGCACCGGCTCGAGGTCGGCGACCTGTTCGTGGTGCCCTCCTGGGTGCCGTGGTCCCTGCAGGCGGACACGCTGTTCGACCTGTTCCGTTTCTCGGACGCGCCGATCATGGAGCGTCTGCACTTCGACCGTGTGCACGTCGACGGAGGCAACCGATGAAGCTCACCACCATCCGCCTGGCCGGCGGCGCGACGGTCGCCGCCCGCGTCGACGGCGACACCGCCGTCGAGCTCGGCTTCGCCGACGTCGGCGACCTCCTGCGCCGCGGTGACCTCGGCGCCGTCGCGACCGCCACCGGCGCCACGCACGACCTGGCCTCGGCCGAGCTGGCGCCCGTGGTCGTCGCGCCCGCCAAGATCGTGTGCGTCGGGCTGAACTACCGCAACCACATCCTCAAGATGGGCCGGGAGCTGCCCGAGCACCCGACCCTGTTCGCCAAGTACCCGGACGCGCTCGTCGGCCCCCGGGACGAGATCCAGCTGCCGCCGGAGTCGGACAAGGTGGACTGGGAGGGCGAGCTCGCCGTCGTCATCGGCAGGACGGTCCGACGCGCCGACGCCGAGCAGGCGGCGGCCGCCATCGCCGGGTACTCGGTGCTCAACGACGTCACCATGCGCGACTACCAGTACCGCAGCCCGCAGTGGTTCCAGGGCAAGACCTGGGAGCGCTCGACCCCCCTCGGCCCGGTCCTCGTCACCCCCGACGAGATGCCCGACGGCGCCCAGCTCGTCACCCTCCTGGACGGCGAGGAGGTCCAGCGCACCCCGGTCGACGACCTCGTCTTCTCCGCGGTCGAGCTGGTGCGGTACATCTCCACGATCTTCACCCTCAACCCGGGTGACGTCATCGCCACCGGCACCCCGGGCGGGGTGGGCCACGCGCGGAGGTCGGGCCGGTACATCACCGCCGGCCAGACCCTCACGACGAGGATCGACGGCATCGGCGAGCTCGTGAACGTCGCGGTGGCCGAGCAGCTCGACGCCGCTGCGGCGCGGGAGCCGGACGTGGTGCGGGCATGAGCACGACGACGGAGGAGGAGGCCCGCGCCGCCCTGCGCGAGCGCCTGGGTGCGGGGGCGCGCTACGACGACCCGGCCGCCCCGGCGCGTGAGCTCGGGTGGGCCCGGCGCGGCACCGCCTACTTCGCGCGCAAGCTCAACGAGCTCAGCGACGACCAGCTCGACGAGCCGAGCCTGCTGCCCGGGTGGAGCCGGCGCGCGCTGGTCGCGCACGTGGGCTACAACGCCCGGGCGCTGACGCGGCTCACCGAGTGGGCGGCGAGCGGTGTCGAGACGCCGATGTACGCCTCGCCCGAGCAGCGCAACGCCGAGATCGAGCGAGGCTCCACCCTGCCGGCCCGGGCCCTGCGCAACCTCTTCGCCCACTCCGAGGTCCACCTCAACGTGGAGTGGCGTGACCTCCGTGCGCAGGCGTGGGACGCCGAGGTGGTGACCGCGCAGGGGCGGACCGTCCCGGCCCGGGAGACGGCGTGGATGCGGGCCCGCGAGGTTTGGGTCCACGCCGTCGACCTCGACAACGGCGGGTCCTACCTCGACCTCCCGCCGGAGATGCTCGACGAGCTCGTGGCGGACGTGCTGCGGAGCTGGGCCCGCAGGGGCGAGGAGGTCGACCTCGTCCTGGCCCCGACCGACCGGTCGGCGACGCACGCCGTCGGTGCCGACGGCCCGACCGTCTCGGGCACCACCGCCGACCTCGTCCGCTGGCTGACGGGGCGGGGCGAGCGGCGCCTGACGTCCAGCACGGGCACCGTCCCCGCCGTGCCCCGCTGGCTCTGATGGCGCCCGTCCGGCCGGCGTGATCGCGCGCCGGCCGGGCCGCCGTCCTCCGTGCGCGGGAGGCGTGATGGTGGCGGCTCTCGTCCGCCCGGCGCCCGAGCCGTCCGGGACATGTGTTCTGCAGGTTGTCCGTAGTCCGAACATGGCGTCAGGTCTGGCGAAGGCGGTGCTCGCTCCGCCCGCTCCTGATCGGTCTGCCAACAGGCGTGCGTGGATCGGACGTCGGTGCCGCATCTCCGAGCGCGGAGTTGGTCTTCCCGACAGTGCTGCGGCACACGTCCCCGACGGCGCTGATCACCCTCTCGTCGCAGTCCCGGAGCGGCGTCGTGCCACCAGGCGAGAAGGGATCGCCCGGATGGTGGGCAAGCGTCTAGCCTGCGCGGTGACGGACCGCCCTGCCGTCCCGGCCCCGCCGAAAGGACCCCACCATGATGCGCCCCGCGCGCCTGCTCGGCGCCCTCGCCGCCTCCGCCCTCCTCCTCGCCGGCTGCGGCTCGACCGACGACGACGCGCCCGCCGGCGGCGGCACGGACGCCACCGGCGCCGCCGCAGAGACCGTCGAGATCGGCATCACCCAGATCGTCTCCCACCCGTCCCTCGACGCCGCGCGGGAGGGCTTCAAGCGCGCGCTCGCGGAGAACGGGGTCGAGGCCACGTACGACGAGCAGAACGCCCAGGGTGACCAGTCCACCGCCACATCCATCGCCAACACGTTCGCCACGGGCGGGAAGGACCTCGTCCTGGCCATCGCCACACCCACGGCGCAGGCCGCGGCGCAGGCGATCACCGACGTCCCCGTGCTCTTCACCGCCGTCACCGAGCCGGCGGAGGCCGGGCTGGTGGACAGCTGGGAGGCGCCCGGCGGGAACCTCACCGGCACCTCGGACCTCAACCCGGTCCGTGAACAGCTCGAGCTGCTGGTCGAGATCGCGCCCGACGCCGAGACGGTCGGCATCGTCTACAGCTCCGGCGAGGTCAACTCCGAGGTGCAGGTCGAGCTCGCCAAGGAGGCGGCCGACGAGCTCGGCCTGACGATCGAGGAGGCCACCGTGAGCACCTCCGCCGAGGTCCAGCAGGCCGCCCAGTCCCTCGAGGTCGACGCGTTCTACATCCCCACCGACAACGCCGTCGTCTCGGCGCTCGAGTCCGTGATCGCCGTCGCCGAGCAGCGCCAGGTGCCCCTCGTCGTCGGCGAGTCCGACAGTGTGGAGCGCGGCGGCCTGGCCACCTACGGCATCGACTACGACAAGCTCGGCTACCAGACCGGGCTCATGGCGGTCCAGATCCTCACCGAGGGCGCCGACCCGGCCGAGATGCCGGTGGAGACGCTCGAGGAGCTCACCCTCGTCGTCAACAGCGGCGCGGCCGAGCGCATGGGCGTGAGCATCCCGCAGGCGGTCCTCGACCGCGCTGACACGGTCGTCGAGTAGTGGTCGTCGCCGTCGAGCTGGGCCTCCTCTACGCCGTCATGGCGCTGGGGGTCTATCTCACCTTCCGGATTCTCGACTTCCCCGACCTCACGGTCGACGGGTCGTTCACCACGGGCGGTGCGACGGCGGCCATGCTCATCATCTCCGGCACCCCGCCGCTGCTCGCGACGGCGGCGGCGGGCGTGACCGGACTGGCCGCCGGGGTCATCACCGGCGTCCTGCACACCAAGGGCAGGATCAACGGCCTCCTCGCCGGCATCCTCACCCAGATCGGGCTGTACTCGATCAACCTGCGGATCATGGGCGGCAAGGCCAACTTGCCGCTGCTGCGCGAGGAGACGCTGTTCACCCCGCTGCGGGACTCGGCCCTGCTCGGCACCGCGGTCGCCGTCGGCATCTTCACCGTCGGCGCCCTTGCCCTCAAGCTCGTGCTCGACTGGTTCCTCCACACCGACACCGGCCTGGCCATGCAGGCCACGGGCGACAACGAGGAGATGATCCGGTCCTTCGGTGTCTCCACGGACTTCATGAAGGTGCTCGGGCTGGCGCTGTCCAACGGCCTCGTCGCGGTGTGCGGGGCGCTCATCGCGCAGTACCAGGGCTTCGCCGACGTCGGCATGGGGATCGGCCTGATCGTCGCCGGTCTCGCGTCGGTCATCATCGGCCAGGCGATCGTGGGCCAGCGCGTCATCGTCGTCGCCACGCTCGCCGTCGTCGTCGGCTCGGTGCTCTACCGCGTGGTCATCCAGGTGGCCCTCGGCGCGGGCCTGAACCCCAACGACATGAAGCTCATCTCGGCCGTGCTCGTCGTCCTCGCCCTCGTCCTGCCGCGCTGGTCGGTGCTGCGGCGGTTCAAGCCGGCCCGGCGGGTGCGGGACGTGACCGCAGGGGCGGAGGCCTGATGCTCCACGTCGACGGCGTCACCCAGACCTTCTTCCCGGGCAGCGTGAACGAGCGGGTCGCGCTGCGGGAGGTGGAGCTCCGGCTCTTCGAGGGCGAGTTCGTCACCGTCATCGGGTCCAACGGTGCGGGGAAGTCGACGCTGCTCAACGTCGTCTCCGGCAAGCTCCGGCCGGAGGCGGGGAGGGTGCGGATCGACGAGCGGGACGTCACCCGGCTCGCCGACTTCCAGCGTGCCCGCTACATCGGCCGGGTCTTCCAGGACCCGATGGCCGGGACGGCCCCGCACATGACGATCGAGGAGAACCTCGCGATCGCGTTCGAGCGTGGCCGCCGGCGCGGCCTGCGGCGCGGGGTGACGGGCGCGAAGCGGGAACGGTTCCGCGAGGACCTCGCCAGCCTCGAGCTCGGTCTGGAGAACCGGCTGCGGGCGAAGGTCGGTCTGCTCTCCGGCGGTCAGCGCCAGGCCCTCTCGCTGCTCATGGCGACCTTCTCCGAGCCGCGCATCCTGCTGCTGGACGAGCACACGGCAGCTCTCGACCCGCAGCGCGCAGCCCTGATCTCCCGGCTCACCGCCGAGCTCGTCGAGCGCCACCGGCTGACGACGCTCATGGTCACGCACAACATGGAGCAGGCCCTGAGCATGGGCACGCGGCTCATCATGATGCACGAGGGCCGCATCATCCTCGACGTCGACGACGCCCGGAAGTCGCGCATGAGCCCGGCCGACCTGCTGGCCGAGTTCGAGAAGATCAAGGGCGGCGGTCTCGACGACCGCACCCTCCTGCAGTAGCACGGTTCCACGGCGCCCGAGAAGGACCTGGACCGCACGTCGCCCGGCGTCCGGTCGGACCCGGGTCCGAGCCCGGGGGCCGGACGGGAACCTACCGACCACGGGGCCCACCGGCGGCCCGTCGTGACGCCTCCAGCGCCCGGGCCAGGGACTCTGTGTCGTGGGGGCCCGTGTGCCGGGCCTCCCCGACGAAGAAGGTGGGCGTGCCGCGCGCCCCGCTGGCCTCCGCGCTCGCCACGTCCGCGCGGACCAGGGCAGCGGTGTCCTCGTCGTCCAGGTCACGCAGGAAGGCCTCGACGTCCAGGCCGAGGTCCCGGGCATACCCGGCGAGGTCGGCGACGTCGAGCTGGTCCTGGTGCGAGAACAGCAGGTCGTGCATCTCCCAGAAGCGGCCCTGCCGCTGCGCGGCGACCGCGGCGCGGGCGGCCCGCTCGGCCCGGGGGTGCACGTCGACGAGCGGAAGGTGGCGGAAGACGTAGCGGAGGTCGTCGCCCAGGCGCTCCCGGAGCTCGTCGGTCACCCCGGTGGCGCGGGCGCAGAACGGGCACTCGAAGTCGCCGTACTCGACCAGCGTGAGGGGTGCGTCGACGGGGCCACGGATCTGGTCGCGGGCCGGGTCCACCGGCCGGTCGAGGAACCGGGGGAGGTCCGCGTCGGTCTGGCCGCGGAAGACGGCGGCGGCACGGAAGACCGCCCAGCCGAGCGCGGTCCCGACCACGGCGGCGATGAGGACGCCGACCGTGGCCTGGTCACGCAGCGCCGGGTCGTCGAAGGCGAGACCGGCGATGAGGAGGGCGACGGTGAAGCCGATCCCCGACAGCGCCGCGCCGCCGAGGACGTGCCCGAACCCGACCCCGGCGGGCAGCCGGCCCAGACCGGCTCGCACCGCAGCCCGCGTCGTCAGGCCCACACCGAGAAGCTTGCCGACGACGAGCGCGACCACCACCGCCCACGTGAGGCGGGACGAGAGCGCCTCGACGAGCACGCCGTCGCGCAGGTCGACCCCGGCGTTGGCCAGGGCGAACAGGGGCACCACGACGTAGCCGGCCCAGGGGTGCAGGGTGGTCTGGAGCCGCTCGTTGACCGACACGGCGCGGACCAGGCCCAGGCGCGCGGACCGGCCGACCACGACGTCGGGAGACTGGCGGAACGGCGGAACCGCACCGCCGCTCCCTCGACCAGGTCGCGTGCGGGCGGGTGGGCCGCCACCAGCAGGCCGCCGAGCATGCCGGCGATCGAGGCGTGGAGACCCGCCTGGACGGCGGCCACCCACAGCGCGAGGCCGACCGCGGCGTACGGTGCCGCCCGCCACACGCCGAGCCGGCTGAACACCGCCAGCAGCGTCCCCAGGGCCGCCATGGCGACGAGTGCGGCCACGTCGAGGGACTCGGTGTAGAACACGCCGATGACGCTGACGGCGACGATGTCGTCGATGACCGTCAGGGTGAGGAGGAAGACCCGCAGCTGGGTGGCGAACGTGGGGCCCACCACGGCCAGGGCGCCGAGCATGAAGGCCGTGTCGGTCCCGATCACCACGCCCCACCCGCGGGCCGCGTCACCACCCGGTGCCAGCGCGAGGAAGAGCAGCGCCGGGACGGCCAGGCCGCCCAGGGCGGCGGCCACCGGGACGGCGGTGCGCCGGAGGTCGGTGAGCTCACCGACCGAGAGCTCGCGCCGGACCTCCAGGCCGATGACGAAGAAGAACAGCGCCATGAGGCCGTCGTTGACCCAGTGGCCCAGATCCGTCGACAGCTCCCAGCCGGCCACCGAGACGCCCGCCTCGACCGCCCAGAACGAGAGGTAGGCGTCGGACCACGGCGAGTTCGCCCAGGCCAGGGCGACCACGGTGGCCGCCAGCAGCAGCCCTGCGCTCCCGGCCTCCGTGCTGAGGAACCGCCGGGCTGGTGCCGACAGCTGGGCGAGGAGGGCGCGCCGACCCGCCCGGGTCTGCACCCGTGCCGGTGGTGGATCGGCAGGCATGGCGGTGGTGGTGGCCGGACGGGGCGGTCAGTTGCCTGCCGCGCGGTACCTCTCGACCACGTCGGCGCTGATGCGTCCGCGTGGGCTGACGGTGATGCCCTGGCCCACCGCCCACGCGCGGACGGCGGCGGGGTCGAACCCCCGCTTCGTGGTGCTCGACGCCGACGTCCGGCGGTG is a window from the Georgenia muralis genome containing:
- a CDS encoding 2,3-butanediol dehydrogenase, which translates into the protein MRAARYHGRGDIRIEELPEPEVRPGEVGIDVAWCGICGSDLHEYLEGPIFVPAPGHPHPLSGESAPITLGHEFSGVVYALGEGVDDIEVGQHVVVEPYIIRDDVDTGPRSRDYHVSADMGFIGLSGNGGGLGEKVSVKRRWVHPIDSAVPLDEAALLEPLSVGYHAVDRSGAKAGDFVLVGGAGPIGLLTAAVLKAKGATVAVTELSELRRQRALDTGVADHAFDPTQVDVVEEVKRLTGGRGADVAIEATSAQPVLDTLMNALRPTGVLQVVSIWSKPASVDLFQLVMKEIDVRGSIAYVNNHPDTIALVESGTIDLKPFITGKIGLDDIVDKGFETLIHHNETAVKILVSPSGKGL
- a CDS encoding cupin domain-containing protein, which gives rise to MTQGDSPELTQLYRDLDAEHLHPLWTQLDDLMPMEPAPKAVPHVWKWSTLYPLAQRSGDLVPVGRGGERRAIGLAKPGLGGNTYISPTLWCAIQYLGPKETAPEHRHSQNAFRFVVEGEGVWTVVNGDPVRMSRGDLLLTPGWNFHGHHNETDQPMAWIDGLDIPFSSANDVGFFEFGSERVTDYATPNFSRGERLWTHPGLRPLSGLQDTVSSPIGAYRWEHTDRALTEQLLLEDEGQPATVEQGHAAVRYVNPTTGGDVMPTIRAEFHRLRAGTATPARREVGSTVFQVFEGSGSVVLGGTEHRLEVGDLFVVPSWVPWSLQADTLFDLFRFSDAPIMERLHFDRVHVDGGNR
- a CDS encoding fumarylacetoacetate hydrolase family protein, translating into MKLTTIRLAGGATVAARVDGDTAVELGFADVGDLLRRGDLGAVATATGATHDLASAELAPVVVAPAKIVCVGLNYRNHILKMGRELPEHPTLFAKYPDALVGPRDEIQLPPESDKVDWEGELAVVIGRTVRRADAEQAAAAIAGYSVLNDVTMRDYQYRSPQWFQGKTWERSTPLGPVLVTPDEMPDGAQLVTLLDGEEVQRTPVDDLVFSAVELVRYISTIFTLNPGDVIATGTPGGVGHARRSGRYITAGQTLTTRIDGIGELVNVAVAEQLDAAAAREPDVVRA
- a CDS encoding maleylpyruvate isomerase family mycothiol-dependent enzyme, with the protein product MSTTTEEEARAALRERLGAGARYDDPAAPARELGWARRGTAYFARKLNELSDDQLDEPSLLPGWSRRALVAHVGYNARALTRLTEWAASGVETPMYASPEQRNAEIERGSTLPARALRNLFAHSEVHLNVEWRDLRAQAWDAEVVTAQGRTVPARETAWMRAREVWVHAVDLDNGGSYLDLPPEMLDELVADVLRSWARRGEEVDLVLAPTDRSATHAVGADGPTVSGTTADLVRWLTGRGERRLTSSTGTVPAVPRWL
- a CDS encoding ABC transporter substrate-binding protein produces the protein MMRPARLLGALAASALLLAGCGSTDDDAPAGGGTDATGAAAETVEIGITQIVSHPSLDAAREGFKRALAENGVEATYDEQNAQGDQSTATSIANTFATGGKDLVLAIATPTAQAAAQAITDVPVLFTAVTEPAEAGLVDSWEAPGGNLTGTSDLNPVREQLELLVEIAPDAETVGIVYSSGEVNSEVQVELAKEAADELGLTIEEATVSTSAEVQQAAQSLEVDAFYIPTDNAVVSALESVIAVAEQRQVPLVVGESDSVERGGLATYGIDYDKLGYQTGLMAVQILTEGADPAEMPVETLEELTLVVNSGAAERMGVSIPQAVLDRADTVVE
- a CDS encoding ABC transporter permease, producing the protein MVVAVELGLLYAVMALGVYLTFRILDFPDLTVDGSFTTGGATAAMLIISGTPPLLATAAAGVTGLAAGVITGVLHTKGRINGLLAGILTQIGLYSINLRIMGGKANLPLLREETLFTPLRDSALLGTAVAVGIFTVGALALKLVLDWFLHTDTGLAMQATGDNEEMIRSFGVSTDFMKVLGLALSNGLVAVCGALIAQYQGFADVGMGIGLIVAGLASVIIGQAIVGQRVIVVATLAVVVGSVLYRVVIQVALGAGLNPNDMKLISAVLVVLALVLPRWSVLRRFKPARRVRDVTAGAEA
- a CDS encoding ABC transporter ATP-binding protein — encoded protein: MLHVDGVTQTFFPGSVNERVALREVELRLFEGEFVTVIGSNGAGKSTLLNVVSGKLRPEAGRVRIDERDVTRLADFQRARYIGRVFQDPMAGTAPHMTIEENLAIAFERGRRRGLRRGVTGAKRERFREDLASLELGLENRLRAKVGLLSGGQRQALSLLMATFSEPRILLLDEHTAALDPQRAALISRLTAELVERHRLTTLMVTHNMEQALSMGTRLIMMHEGRIILDVDDARKSRMSPADLLAEFEKIKGGGLDDRTLLQ
- a CDS encoding Na+/H+ antiporter NhaA yields the protein MPLFALANAGVDLRDGVLVEALSSRLTWAVVVALVVGKLLGVGLTTRAAVRAGLGRLPAGVGFGHVLGGAALSGIGFTVALLIAGLAFDDPALRDQATVGVLIAAVVGTALGWAVFRAAAVFRGQTDADLPRFLDRPVDPARDQIRGPVDAPLTLVEYGDFECPFCARATGVTDELRERLGDDLRYVFRHLPLVDVHPRAERAARAAVAAQRQGRFWEMHDLLFSHQDQLDVADLAGYARDLGLDVEAFLRDLDDEDTAALVRADVASAEASGARGTPTFFVGEARHTGPHDTESLARALEASRRAAGGPRGR